The genomic interval ACTCTTCTGTTTCCACATTCCTAGATTCTGGGTCATCTGAACTTCCGGGTAAAGGCACATTAAATGTTTTGGCCAGCATGAACGCACTGAgaactgcatcaacaataagATACAATATGATACAATCTTCAGACACCTCTAATGTGTCCATTGCCACGTTGACAAATCTAAAATTCCCGGGTATACAGGAACTTGACACCGGTCACTATCCGTAATTTTGGTCATGGTCTGAAAAGTGAGTAACGGGCCGGAGAAGCCAAAGGATAGACTGTTTTAGAGAGACAATCGTAACCTTGCCAGAGCAGTTTCTACATGAGAACAAGACGATAATCTGGAAACGATGGCGTTTCTATCACGTTCTAGTCTAATCGCCAATGGAGAAGCCCTGAACAAGTCTCGAGTGAAGTATTTGTTCTTCACTATAGTGTTTCTACAGTACCCAATGCGATATCCGTGTTTCAGAAGAACTGTAAGTTAGACAAAGAGATAGTTTtggaggtcacgtgatttgaatGCTACCAGAGATGATACGCTCACTTCCCCTCAAAGAATTTACTAAGACTTTTAGTATGTTATAGAGCACACTTTTCTCTGTAGGAAACAGTTGAGAGACtttgtgttgcaatttgtTTAAGGTCAAACCATATAATGCCTGTACtataaaggagaactctcaccaaatactaaaacttgttcaaagaaagatacaaggtctggtatcttcctgcaggaaacctacggtccagacagccacagaagcagagaatcggcaacgagttgttcagacgattccccgtatgtacacaaagtcttactctctcgaagtaactactttaggtttaaccataccaagtgctcctaacgcacccaaaattcagcgagacatgatctataaACTAATCCAAGAAGGGTCTTTTTCTGAGGCTCCAcagttgtattgacacagtcaatacttgcgtgataactttggggtcccagtttgctttagtcaataaatcacaacttgacaccatatgtctcacaatccttaccttgaaatgtgcacagatatcagtcttccttgctaaccaacaatcagagttacgctcatgccacatatgggtactaaacacacctacgcaggtaatttcaatgctttatttctttgttacggtaaacttctgcagtaaacagtAAACAGTAAAGgtttgtgtcatgaagtgacagctttcatctgagagatagttgattttggtgagagttctcctttaataaTAGCCGCTTCCTGTCTAGACATGTGAGTAGAGGTCGCCTTCAATTTAAGCTAAAAAGCATTCACTAAAAACCACCTGGACTTCAAAGCATACCGCGCACGTGATGAAGTAATTAGCTGCAATCAGAGTCAACGTTCTCATAATTTCCTTCACAGACATAGATCTCTTCGCTGTCTGAACTTGAATCTTCTCTGCCTACCTGTATAATGATTCCCTCTGTGGCTTAGAGCAACAAGTAATCAGAAGCAGTTAGCGACCCCTCCTCAAACCACTCCCTAAGCATCTAAATACTTCACCACAATTCCCAAGTTGTCTCTAATTTTGGTCTGGACTTTATAATTCTATTGTATTCTTTATCCAGTGTTTAAGATAGATTGTTCTGTACTTTCAAGTATTTTATGGTCTAGTTTAGCTGCCAGTTTTATTGATTTGATTTTTGGATCTGGGATTACTCTATAtgatctgtgtgtgtgtgtgcacgcgcgtgcacacgtgcatgcgtgcgtgcgtgtgtgtatgacaTCATTGTCATGGTAGCTAATGCATCTTGTGCTGCTGCGTTAGGTTTACTTTATTTATGTTTGATGTTTTATTAGAATGAGACATTGATTGCTTCATTTGAAAGGTCACAAAGTGAAACAGTATGCATCATTATTTCTACATTGCCAATTCACATGTTGTATGTAGTCTATTTTAGGATGGCGATTCTAGAGTTTATTCATCTGATATGGCTAAACAGTACATCAAGTGAGTAAATAGATAACGTGCGTGGATAGTACTCGAGAGTTTGATGTGTAGTTGATATTTAGATGCACTTTGCAACACGCAATAATAAGACCGTCAACTTTCTGTAGTAGACATGCAATGTCACATGAAGTTTGACTGCTTATTAAaagagaactctcaccaaatactaaaacttgttgaaagaaagatgcaaggcctggtatcttgctgcaggaaacctacggtccagacagccacagaagcagagaatcagAGTTGTTCAGATGATTCCCCCGTATGTAcgcaaagtcttactctctcgaagcaactactttaggttttggttaataaatcacaacttgacaccatatgtctcacaatccttaccttgaaatgtgcacagatatcggtcttccttgctaaccaacaatcagagttacgcatacaccacatacgggtactaaacacgcctacgcaggtaatttcaatgctttatttcttcgttatggtaaacttctgcagtaaacggttgcaaagggttgtgtcatgaagtgacagctttcatctgagaggtagttgattttggtgagagttctcctttaaatgGCTAATCCTGAACAATAACGTCACATCATTTAAGTTCTAGTTTTGTTTACTAAGGAACCAAATGACAGCTAGACTAAGTAATGTTCTACAATGTAATTGGATTTCCCATGACTTCTTTTTTTGCAGTTCAAAGGTGCATTCGAATACTaattctagaactggaattggcAGGGAGCAAAGTTCTATATCGTTCGGTTGGTAGTTTTGACAGTTCtatagttctagaactgtcagaacagttCTACAGTTGTAGAACTATCAtaacagttctagcagttctgcctagcAAGCAGGAATTGTTGGAGCTGTCATGTCCTAAATTCAAGAATTCCTGGAAGGCTGTTGAATTGAAACTGCCAGTTCCTATTGGGCAGCCTGATCTGGGTTGCGGctatctagttttcagcaaatgtgCGCATCtaactattttaaatcctgactcacattatttagaagtacatgtagttgttgcagcagtgtcctttaccacaaacatgacgtGTGTAGAGATACGTAAATGCGCTAGTGGTTTGGGTGTCTGAGGCAATGTatggacctccaaggctacgTGTTTTGGCACATTTGATAATTCGAACAATTCACTAATCCGAACGGGGCTGTAcagattagcgaggttctactgtagttGTAAATTGAACATCGTCAACATTATAACTTATATTATAAAGATGTAGTGATTTATGAAAAGATTTGGATGGTTTGATACTTTTAATGACCCAGATTTCGTAAGTTACACACCCCAGGGTTAGTTTTCCAAGAATGATTAGAACAGACATTGTCCCATTAATTATAGTTAGACATTGAACAGACATTGTCTACTACCGTATAACTGGCTATTTTCTGAGGTCTTAGATTACTGCGATTTGAGAATCTAAACAgaagttttaattactgcgaattaaatttttgtgttCTACCAGGAAtacagttactggtacacacatgtacttgTGTCTGCACAGTGACTTCCTGGTGTACTCTGAGGATAGGTCTAAAtaattgcaaattttatttgtgcacTTCGTGGTTGCTTTACAGAATTAGCAGAAATATAatgatcgcagaaataaccggttatacggtaTGCCTGATGTTGGACTGTGATGTTTTGCTTTGTGTAGGTATGGCTTTATTGGACTTGGTGCTATGGGATATGAAATGGTATGTAACCTTTTGAAAGGTGGATGCAATGTGACAGTGTGGAACAGAACAGTTGCTAAGGTTTGATAATTGATTTATAGTTTATAAAGTGTATTCAGTCTGAAGTTGTTTCTTCTGCTTTGATGATGTGATTTAGTGTGTTCATGATTCAGTCATTTTTTTACTAATTGACTATACAGCTAGGTCTAGTTACagtatatatttgtattttttgtttaatatTTCTAGGTTGATGAACTTGTTGGTAAGGGCGCTCGAAAGGGTGACTCAGCAGCTGCTGTTGCCAAACAGTGTGATGTGACATTTGCTTGTCTTTCTAGTCCTGAAATTTGCAAAGaagtatgtgtgtatgtggatGAATGGATAGTTTCAAACTTTTTATATACAATATTTGGTAGGTGGAACTTTATTGCTACGGGGGAATGATTATAGTCTTTAGTGTTAAATGTCTCTTTGGCCAACCTATTTGTATATGAATGTTGTTGTTCTATGTTTAGTATAGCTTTGGTAAATTTCTTTAATGTTGGATTTATTTAACAGCTATTCGTTTGATAATttacagaaacagacaatggAAAATTTACATTAGCATTTTGACAATACATTAGCGATCTACTCAACTGAGCTcttaaaggagcattccggaGATATGCACTAGCTGCTGGCTCCGCCTTTGCTCCGCTAATGGGAAATatatactaaccaagttgggtatctgggtGCTACCTCAGAGCAAATCTGACAGATGTACATTCAGAATGTTTGAAAACATAAAAACTGACAGGtccgtttcaagaatttcatCCGCGAAGTGAAGTGTTTATTGCGCGCCATCAGATGACACGAGCCTTAGTGACGTAATCACATTCTCGGAAATGGTCTTTCTATTGTTTCCATTGCTCTAAGAACGGTGGAAACCGTcatgctactttcagactgtctacagacTGATCTTCTTTTTGAGCGATTTATTTCCGTCTGGCAACATTCAAGAGAATTGGCATTTTCTGAGATTCTTTGGTGTTAAAGGCAGTGGACGCTGTTGTCGATcatgttctaacagtttacgaaGCACTCATCCGTATGCAAGAACACTTTCCGCGAACTCCCTTGATCACCGGACCTCGCTACTTTGGCTGCGCACTACGATGTGCACTAAAGCTGCGCAGTTTTTCGGAATGTTCCTTTAATACACCAGGGGACGCTTTAGCACAAAGGAGTTGACTGTATCTGGTTTCtgaaaccaaatgtttttgcTGGCTAAGAACTGGTGTATTGGTTTCTTACTTGGGGACTATGTTGTGTGGCATATTTTGTGTACTAGATTGCTGTGTTTGATATTTCCAGTCATCTTATAGTATTACATGGCTTGGAATTTGGATTGAGAACTTCTACTAGGAAgggtgtgttgttgttgtggttgaaAATTTGTGGTGCCACATTTACTTAAGAGGTTCAATGTCTTGATGCAGTTTACGAAAAATAGACAGCACCTGAATGAGTACCATGCTGAAAACTGATTTTACAGATGTATACATATGAAAAGTGATTGGAAACAGCAACTTTTATGTAAAATGATTAGATGCAGGGATGTGCCATAGATGGTTGTAGGTGCCCCAGTGGCAGTGTAGTTCCACTCATGTAATCTTCTGTTGGGCAAGAGGTAATTTTTTTGTTCCATGTTTAGGTTGTCATTGGACCAAATGGCATAATCAATGGCATCTCATCAGGGAAAGGATATGTTGAAATGTCAACAGTTGATCCTGAAACTTCAAAGGAGCTAGAAAAGGTGAATTTagtgttaataattaattaattaaattataattagtAAACTATGGCTGAATGTATTGAAAGTGTTGTTAGGCTTTGGTCACACTGTTTTTGCATTAGCATTGGGATGCATTTGTATTGTTGCGGTCACATCAGGATTTAGGGCCAAATGTCAGATAGATGTAAATATGAACACAAATGTGAATGCAGAGGTGTGACTTGCTAGATGTTTGTCATCTACCTCTATGTCTCACATCTCATTTCTTGTGTCAAACATTCTTTGAGCATAATTGCTTGTAACATACAGTAAGTTGGAAGTAAGGTGACATACTAGTTTGCAGTCCTACCTTCCACAGTCGTTTTTTGCGTTTCATTTCACtcttttaattaagagaaTCAACTTGTAGGTAAAACGTTGGTGACATAATGTTAGAATTTTGGCACTTGCAGAAGCAGCGGCCTCAGGCTGCGTGAGCTcttattttgtttgcttggcTGTACTCTTAGTGTACACTTTCTTTACCATGGATTTTTCAATCTACAGTTATCAGCATCAGAAACTTTGTCCTAATAGGTAGGTTACTTTTATAAGATGGTTATCTTCTACTAATCACACAGAGTTAAAAATGATGACATTTGTAGCGGTCTTCTCAAGGATAGGCAAATGCATGCGACACTACTTGGGCAGTCGTTTGAACGACGATCTGGGTCGatgacacactcacacaccttGCGTGTTTACTCACCAAAAACTTCCAAAAAATCACACTAACTCGATTCTACACAACCAGCGTATATATAGCGATCCTAACCCCAGTCATTCAGTTAACCCCACCCAAATTCCCTTATATGGTAACACAAAAGTCAAACTGTGACTTCTCACGACACGCCAAACTCTTATGGGACGCATCGTGTTATATTCTTGCCGTTCCTTGTTAGACACTTGTTACACCACACCCTCTCGAGTCGAAACTTCACAGGTTTTTGCTCCATCTCCATTATCAACATTGTCAATCGAACGGCTCAAAAAGTCAGCTGCATTGTTTTCTCATCCCTTAATAGTTTTGATCTTTATGTTGAACCCTTGCAAATACAGGGCCCAGTGCATGATACGGTtgcagggttcgaaaaatccggtcgccgagtcgccatatggcgacaaCTTCTAGATGGCTGGTGACTAAACGAACGGTGTGGTCGCTaatttggcgactagaaatatttggtagtttctAGTCTTTTGTGGCAGCGGCTCTTGGATGCgaaccacctgctcagcagatgtTTTGCAGTATGTTGCTGCCTCTgtctaccatttagtggcaccctGCAACCTATGCCGTCTACTTAGCATCTTCGTACACATGACGTGTGACAacgtatcacctagcaatctattgtGAGTTGTTGCTATTCTGGTTGACCATCATTTTTATGGACTTTACTGCCTGTACATGTACCGATCTCAttggtctctgccatcagctccagacgAACCCAACTAAAGACCCGCAGGTGCGTATAATTTTTTAAACAATCACGGTCTCTCCTATCCTTCTTAGCTAAgctacaccaacaaatccaagtcaacagctctatcatTGACGAGATGCCGTTGCGCAGCAGCTTGTCTCGAATGAAACATGAAATCTGCAGtcaatcgtagttgaaggtAGTGAAGGTGATGGCAACTGTCTATTTAGATCTTTTTCTACGCTGTTCAAAGGAAACGAAGACTCTCACCATCAgacaaataaaatattatgTAGATGTTTGCAAACAGTGGGCGtaggaagtggcaaaacaaacagcttttgccgcgcctgagtgtctttctgtcaGAAGAACTACCAGGTATGTCCAGAAACTCATACGTCTTCTAGTGCTACTAAGAAAgtttgttcagacaaaagtttctgcatgtccagTCCTGAAATCTAGCtaggtgttgaatgatgccactGGCTATTGACGCGCTACAAAAGTTTATCACATGCGTTCCTgagattagcacagctagcccTAGGAATCCACGTGGTGTGTGAGGTTATCCTTGAGAGTTACCGGTACAGTTCTCAGCAAATCAATAGTGCCACtgagtcatatagagaattaattaagaaaaggctcaaagaatgctcatgtcttattggaTGGATTGCAGGGATGcggatgtgatgacaaaccacataatcacattaattaacattacaaaaccacacaaaccacattttagtttggttttagctatacaattagttgaaagtttctataaaatatgaatactcatactattacataaaagGAATCCCAAGCAcaatactgtagattgatatgtttactagccaatgttTATCCAAggttactgcaaattcctagttaggtcttaatttaatgtcaaacatgataatctgagaaagggtctcaacagtgatattaatgacttgtttacttatGGAATCTCTGACatagaaactagtgaaagtttggcgaccaacctttcctctaggtggccaaactggcgacaAGATTCAAAAacatttttcgaaccctgggTCGTTTATGTACTTTGCCCTGTTTAGGTATTGGAGCGGTTCGTGATTCGTTTGAAACCAAAACTCACGTCTGTACAAGTAAGGGTGAAACTTTCTGATTGCCCATATCACGGCAAGGCATTCCCTTGCAATTGTAAAGTACCTTCTTTCAGTGGACGTCAGCTTTTTGCTCCAATACCCAACCGGGAACAAGCTATTATTATGCTCTTGGAGCAGAACAGCCTCAATACCAACTTCAGATGCATCAACTCGTAGCGTATAGGATCATGGTCTGGTAGATGTAGCACTGGCTTGCTGGTGACTGCATTTTTCAATGTTCTGTATGCTGCCTCTTGTGCTCTCTCCACTCAATTCAATTTGGCTGACCTTCTTTGTAAGGACTGTCAAAGGCACGGCTATGGCAGTGAAATTAGGAACGAAGTCGTGGTAGAAGCCTGCCAATCCTATGAAGGATCAGAGCTCTTTCTATGTCGTCAGTCGGTGCATCACGTATCTTGCGTATGTTTTCTTCATCGGTTTCAATGATTTTTTGCTGATGTGGTGACCAATAAAATCCACAAACTCAGCCCCAAATAGACACTTTGATGGTCGGACTGTTAACCTTGCCTTCGCAATCTGGTCTAACGATTCTTGAAGAGTGACCATATGTTCCTGCCACGTGGGCTCTTGAACGATTGTATCGTCCACGTATGAGTCAACTGCGGCCAGCCCCTGAAAAAGCTTCCTCATGGCTCGCACTAGAGTAGCACCAGAATTCATCATTCGAAATGGCATTCTCAAACACTCATAGCATCCGTCTGGAGTAACGAAAGCCGTTTTATAGACGTCTTCTTTGGCTACAGGAATTTGCCAATACCTCTTGCTCAGGTCGAGTTTAGAGAAATATTTACTCTTTCCAAACTCTTGTGTTAGTGCGGGCATACATGTCATTGGTTCGGAATCAGTTGACATAATACGGTTGAGCCAGCGGTAGTCAATGCATATGTGGTTGGTTTTGTCACGTTTGCGAATCACGACAACAGGCGATGAGTGCGGTGACTCTGACGTGCATATAGCGTTCATGTCTATCATCCCTTGGATATTCTTTTGCAAAGACTTGCGTACAGTATAGGGCACGACGTTTGGTTTACAACGCactggtatatatatatatatatatatatatatatatatatatatatatatatatatatatatatatatatcagtggTCAACCGTATGCGATGTTTCATCATATTTGTTGTTCCAGGAAGATCTGTAAACACGCAATCAAATTCCTTTACCAGTCCCGTTGCCTCCGAAACTGATCGGGACTCAGCTCACTCCCATATTTTATGTCCTCAAAGGTCTCAGGAGCCAAGCAAGTGCACAAGTCAATCAACTCATTGTTGATCACTGCTTCTCCCATCACCCTTTCCATTGCTCAATGACGGTGGAACAAACGGTATTTAACACCGGTCCTCCCTTGTGTTCGTCCATAAAACAAAATGCTCCCTTCTCCCATTCGTGGAATCTCTTCAGAAGATTGATGTAATACACCTAGGTTTTGCCCCCGACGTCAATTCTATAGTCAGTCAATCCGACTCTTTCCCTTACTACATAGGGCCCCTTCCATTTCATTAATAGTTCGTGTCCATAGGTAGAAGAACAAGGGCTTTGTCACCCACCGACAGTTCACGATGTCTAGCTTTTAGATCATAATACCTTTTTTGGTGTTGCTGGGCCTTCTGTAGCTCCTCGCAAGCTATCCGTATCGTGTCCTCGAGTCTTTCTCTTAGCTTGGTAACGTACTGGTAGCTCGTTCACACGTCCACGTCATCTTCTCGTGTCCATAGATGGCGAAGAATATGCATAGGACTCTGCACTGTCTGTCCTTAAATCAGTTCAAATGGCAAAAACCCTGTAGACTGGGGAGGTGCTTCTCGATACCCAAAAAGAGTGTGTCTATGTACCGATTCCACTGCTTAGGCTTCTCTGTACACAAGTGTCTTCACGTTGTCTTCAGTGTGCCATTACACTTCTCCA from Corticium candelabrum chromosome 14, ooCorCand1.1, whole genome shotgun sequence carries:
- the LOC134189887 gene encoding cytokine-like nuclear factor N-PAC gives rise to the protein MSLAKCATIPEKSIKAINEDRVKMVKQNKTVKFLQAVAEVNTLSPPPASMLNALQDLLNKKGKKGKKRKGEEIATGTKDDAKKAKVEKSNPSILAQTKVSTNKSKKLTTSSQEGTLNSPPSGDKNETLIASFERSQSETDGDSRVYSSDMAKQYIKYGFIGLGAMGYEMVCNLLKGGCNVTVWNRTVAKVDELVGKGARKGDSAAAVAKQCDVTFACLSSPEICKEVVIGPNGIINGISSGKGYVEMSTVDPETSKELEKHWDAFVLLRSHQDLGPNMFVIYLYVSHLISCVKHSLSIIAYTCYTTPSRVETSQVFAPSPLSTLSIERLKKAQCMIRLQGSKNPVAESPYGDNF